Proteins co-encoded in one Arachis hypogaea cultivar Tifrunner chromosome 11, arahy.Tifrunner.gnm2.J5K5, whole genome shotgun sequence genomic window:
- the LOC112723225 gene encoding stress-response A/B barrel domain-containing protein HS1 translates to MEEAKGVVKHIVVAKFKYDISPQQIEELINGYANLVSLVPSMKAFQWGKDVSAENMHQGFTHVFESTFESTEGVAEYVAHPAHVEYANLLLPCLDKVIVIDYKPTTLHV, encoded by the exons ATGGAGGAAGCAAAAGGAGTAGTGAAGCACATAGTGGTGGCAAAGTTCAAGTACGATATTAGCCCTCAGCAGATTGAGGAACTCATCAATGGTTATGCCAATCTCGTCTCTCTCGTCCCTTCCATGAAAGCTTTCCAATG GGGAAAGGATGTAAGTgctgagaacatgcatcaaggttttACACACGTGTTTGAGTCAACTTTTGAGAGTACTGAAGGCGTTGCAGAGTATGTAGCTCACCCTGCACATGTTGAATATGCAAACTTGCTTCTTCCCTGTTTGGACAAAGTCATAGTCATTGATTATAAGCCTACCACACTTCACGTTTGA